From a single Sphingosinicellaceae bacterium genomic region:
- a CDS encoding YkgB family protein, whose translation MNPTSTATAETQTEPEIQMAAHGLGATVARIGGWTITVALTIIFLWFGGMKFTPFEAEGLVPIISNNPLISWLYTLFGVQGGARFLGVFEIVTGLLIAARFVDPRASVLGGAMGAWSFVLTLSCIFTTPGVIAAGHEGTLNLSTAPGAFLLKDIVLFAACLWLIGNSLLEASDHRRLR comes from the coding sequence ATGAATCCTACCAGCACCGCCACCGCAGAGACGCAGACCGAACCTGAGATCCAGATGGCCGCACACGGACTCGGCGCGACCGTCGCGAGGATCGGAGGCTGGACCATCACAGTCGCACTCACGATCATCTTCCTATGGTTCGGGGGCATGAAGTTCACGCCGTTCGAGGCGGAGGGCCTCGTCCCGATCATCTCCAACAATCCCCTGATCTCATGGCTGTACACGCTCTTCGGCGTACAGGGCGGAGCAAGGTTCCTAGGCGTGTTCGAAATCGTCACGGGCCTGCTGATCGCTGCGCGGTTCGTGGATCCTCGTGCTTCGGTGCTCGGCGGAGCGATGGGTGCTTGGTCGTTCGTCCTCACCTTAAGCTGCATCTTCACGACGCCTGGTGTCATCGCGGCGGGCCACGAGGGCACGTTGAACCTGTCGACGGCGCCCGGGGCATTCCTGCTCAAGGACATCGTCCTGTTCGCGGCTTGTCTATGGTTGATTGGCAATTCTCTGTTGGAAGCTAGCGACCATCGGCGCCTGCGCTGA
- a CDS encoding VOC family protein — MAHQPEFLESSGPAEISVERMTFLGKMVETCIVTRDHRRCMEGLWRLGIGPWQVFTFSPENTTDQTYQGRPSEFVLTVCFAEMGDMIWEVIEPVSGDTIFRDFLDQHGEGIHHTAHDCNDIPFEARLEEFARRGFKLIQSGSWMGANHFAFFGTEDATTTCFETYVFPGDWTYPEPDRWYPAKP; from the coding sequence ATGGCCCACCAGCCCGAGTTTTTGGAAAGCAGCGGACCGGCCGAGATATCTGTCGAGCGCATGACGTTCCTAGGCAAGATGGTAGAGACCTGCATCGTCACCCGAGATCACCGTCGATGCATGGAGGGTCTATGGCGCCTCGGTATAGGCCCATGGCAGGTGTTCACGTTCAGCCCCGAAAACACGACCGATCAGACCTATCAAGGGAGACCCAGTGAGTTCGTACTGACGGTTTGCTTCGCGGAGATGGGTGACATGATCTGGGAAGTCATCGAGCCTGTCTCAGGAGATACCATCTTCCGTGACTTCCTGGATCAGCATGGGGAGGGAATCCACCACACTGCTCATGACTGCAATGACATTCCGTTCGAAGCGCGGCTTGAAGAATTCGCTCGGCGGGGATTCAAGCTGATTCAGTCGGGTAGCTGGATGGGTGCGAACCACTTCGCCTTCTTCGGCACCGAAGACGCCACCACGACGTGCTTCGAGACCTATGTCTTTCCTGGCGACTGGACCTACCCCGAGCCGGACAGATGGTATCCGGCCAAGCCGTAG
- a CDS encoding bifunctional alpha/beta hydrolase/OsmC family protein has translation MASTKFAFNNEAGHRLSGILETGSVPIHAYAIFAHCFTCDKSSLAAVRVSRSLAKVGIGVLRFDFTGLGESEGEFGRGLSGDVRDIVSAATAMARAAMAPQLLIGHSFGGAAVLAAAGALDEVKAVVVIGTPFDAEHVLTHLGTVLDNVAGDGRVPVSIGSREFCLGSSFVEDIRAQHQQPRIAELGRALLILHSPLDEIVSIANASEIFLAARHPKSFVSLDHADHLLRKENDAAYAAEVIGAWSRRYLDAAVTDPVAPVRGLRVEETGMGRFQVRVVGPSASFLVDEPVSVGGLGSGPSPYDLIAAGLGACTAMTCRMYADRKGWSLDRTIVEVGHTGRHGAARETFSRRIGFEGGIDEDQQARLLEIADRCPVHRTLTDGAMVTTGRIIDGVHDDGTPDIPGDHARRVVEACTDGDLNEALRALAADRRRGTGEHA, from the coding sequence GTGGCCAGCACCAAATTCGCCTTCAACAACGAAGCAGGTCATCGCCTTTCAGGGATCCTTGAGACGGGATCCGTACCCATCCACGCCTACGCCATCTTCGCGCATTGCTTCACCTGCGACAAATCCTCGCTCGCCGCGGTCAGGGTGAGCCGGTCGCTTGCAAAGGTCGGTATCGGCGTCCTTCGCTTCGACTTCACCGGTCTTGGCGAGAGCGAGGGCGAGTTCGGGCGCGGATTGTCTGGTGATGTTCGCGACATCGTGTCGGCAGCGACCGCGATGGCACGCGCGGCGATGGCACCTCAGCTCCTGATAGGTCACAGTTTCGGGGGGGCTGCCGTGCTGGCTGCGGCTGGCGCGCTCGATGAAGTCAAGGCGGTCGTGGTCATCGGCACTCCTTTCGACGCCGAGCACGTTCTTACCCATCTTGGCACCGTGCTGGACAACGTGGCAGGCGACGGTCGTGTCCCCGTCTCGATCGGCAGCCGCGAGTTCTGCTTGGGGTCCAGCTTCGTCGAGGACATCCGTGCTCAGCATCAGCAGCCTCGTATCGCCGAACTGGGCCGGGCCTTGCTGATCCTGCATTCACCTCTGGATGAAATCGTTTCCATCGCGAACGCCTCCGAAATCTTCCTGGCAGCCCGTCACCCGAAGAGCTTCGTCTCGCTCGATCACGCCGATCATCTACTCCGAAAAGAGAATGACGCCGCCTACGCCGCAGAGGTGATCGGTGCGTGGTCCCGCCGATATCTCGACGCCGCGGTCACGGACCCGGTGGCTCCCGTGCGTGGCCTCCGCGTCGAGGAAACTGGCATGGGCAGGTTCCAAGTGAGGGTCGTCGGCCCCTCCGCCAGTTTTCTCGTCGATGAGCCGGTGAGCGTTGGAGGGCTGGGTTCTGGGCCGTCGCCCTACGACCTGATCGCCGCAGGTCTTGGCGCGTGCACAGCGATGACGTGCCGGATGTACGCTGATCGCAAAGGATGGTCCCTAGATCGGACGATCGTCGAGGTGGGGCATACGGGCAGGCACGGCGCGGCGCGCGAGACCTTTTCCCGGCGAATCGGTTTCGAGGGCGGGATCGACGAAGATCAGCAGGCCCGGCTGCTTGAGATCGCTGATCGCTGTCCAGTCCATCGCACCCTTACCGATGGTGCGATGGTGACGACCGGTCGCATCATCGACGGCGTACACGACGATGGAACACCCGACATTCCAGGAGACCACGCTCGGCGAGTCGTTGAGGCCTGCACCGATGGCGACCTAAATGAAGCCCTGAGAGCCCTCGCAGCCGACCGGAGAAGGGGGACGGGCGAGCATGCCTGA